A portion of the Magnolia sinica isolate HGM2019 chromosome 17, MsV1, whole genome shotgun sequence genome contains these proteins:
- the LOC131231648 gene encoding probable aspartic proteinase GIP2 has product MKRIYTSYIAGVWYTSQSASTYMTLGPQCPKHPHTTAGGGIQQHLIRVRSGLSLATLHTIKNNQPHLFLHPFYQILLSQNHPTSKKKKKKPMSLALFLLATTTLFSPLSLSISISNPLLTPITKDHSTLQYTTTIYQNTRLKPSKFVIDLGFSFSWIDCQKTYKSSSYIPIPCNTTLCPTSSNPGCTTDTCSLFPENSFTRLVMRADAIIDTIALPVTNGFNPGPLIPLTQFVFSCARTVLLKGLAKGASGVMAFGRSNYSLPAQVSAILSLPDIFVMCLSGSPSAPGVAFFGTSGPYIFLPKTDVSKFLNYTPLILNPVATTNITYSHPSDEYFIGVTSIKINGKHVPINSNLLTIDHEGIGGTKIITVAPYTIMERSIYEAFTEAFTQAAKSMNITIAKSVKPFKACFLYSTIPSTRVGPAVPIVDLVLHEDDVIWRVFGANSIVSVDEDVLCLAFVDGGLKPRTSIVLGGYQMEDNLLQFDLSKKRIGFSSSLLLRETTCANFNFTSNA; this is encoded by the coding sequence atgaaacgtatctacaccagctatatagctggtgtgtggtacaccagccaatccgcttcgacATACATGACGTTGGGCCCACAGTGCCCCAAGCATCCACACACCACCGCTGGGGGTGGTATTCAACagcacctaatccgcgtccgtagCGGGCTCTCGCTAGCCACCCTCCACACTATCAAAAACAACCAACCCCACCTCTTTTTACACCCTTTCTACCAAATTCTACTCTCTCAAAACCATCCcacgtcaaaaaaaaaaaaaaaaaaaccaatgtctCTTGCACTCTTCCTCCTTGCCACCACCACCCTCTTCTCTCCTCTTTCCCTCTCCATCTCCATCTCAAATCCTCTCCTCACTCCCATCACAAAGGACCATTCCACCCTCCAATACACTACCACTATTTACCAAAACACCCGTCTCAAACCCTCAAAATTCGTCATAGACCTTGGCTTCTCTTTCTCATGGATAGATTGCCAAAAAACGTACAAATCCTCCTCATACATTCCCATCCCATGCAACACCACTCTCTGTCCCACATCATCGAATCCTGGCTGCACTACCGACACCTGTTCTCTCTTCCCCGAGAACTCGTTCACACGTCTCGTTATGAGAGCGGATGCAATCATTGACACAATCGCACTCCCTGTAACAAACGGCTTTAATCCAGGACCACTAATCCCGCTCACCCAGTTTGTTTTCTCATGCGCGCGCACCGTCCTTCTTAAAGGCCTAGCTAAGGGTGCATCAGGTGTCATGGCATTTGGAAGGTCGAACTATTCACTCCCGGCGCAAGTTAGCGCAATCTTGTCATTACCTGATATATTCGTTATGTGTCTGTCCGGGTCTCCCTCAGCACCAGGCGTTGCATTCTTCGGTACTAGTGGGCCCTACATCTTCCTCCCCAAAACTGACGTCTCCAAGTTCCTTAACTACACACCACTAATCCTCAACCCAGTGGCTACTACCAATATCACATACTCTCACCCGTCCGATGAGTACTTCATCGGTGTCACTTCGATCAAGATCAACGGTAAGCACGTGCCCATCAACTCAAACTTACTGACCATCGATCATGAGGGAATAGGTGGGACCAAGATCATCACTGTGGCCCCTTATACTATAATGGAGAGATCCATCTACGAGGCCTTCACTGAGGCTTTCACGCAAGCTGCTAAATCCATGAATATCACTATAGCAAAGTCCGTGAAACCATTCAAAGCGTGTTTTCTCTATAGCACTATCCCAAGCACGCGAGTGGGCCCCGCCGTGCCGATTGTCGATCTCGTCTTACATGAGGACGACGTGATCTGGAGGGTATTCGGGGCGAATTCGATTGTTTCGGTGGATGAAGATGTTCTGTGCCTGGCATTTGTGGATGGAGGTTTGAAACCGAGAACTTCAATAGTTTTAGGAGGATATCAGATGGAAGATAATCTTCTGCAATTCGATTTGAGTAAAAAACGGATTGGATTCAGTTCTTCTCTTCTGTTGAGGGAAACTACATGTGCTAACTTCAATTTCACTTCCAACGCATGA